In a single window of the Osmerus eperlanus chromosome 4, fOsmEpe2.1, whole genome shotgun sequence genome:
- the dag1 gene encoding dystroglycan — protein sequence MHYRQTDEGCGDAGRSRPPPGRTISLVLVILVALAPSSVRGSLEDTLGEIITMDLEASMHSSVLSELHATASVTKGPPTTAPESFAPTEGASTGIPDSSAVVGQVFQMRLPPRPGNGSCNIQLTEMGKESLPSWLHWERELCFLRGLAMEQDKGVLHISVSGEDRNRVASSPVAHSKEVFSIEVYPEERADTEPALLALQSEAYGHQPFTCGSEEPVTVLTIILDADLTKMDAQQRVDLLASMRKFSGIPLEHMRVVPVVNNRLFDMTAFMAGPGNAKKVVENGALLSWKLGCALDQSNIPDISSVQSPAKDGTMSAKLGYPVVGWHIVNKKPHMVKRVRRQLYNTPTPVPSLLPPTTHPEPPVRIVPTPTSPSIAPATDHSAPPVRGPLPLPVKPTIRVRDQIAHTPVLGPPQPTRVIGTTSTIPIQPTMTRPVFVEATALPTPQTTRRPKTSPTKKTKKPKTSTPAPREPKTTTTKPPRRTTLQSLPPDYNNKKPEIRNAIDEVNVWVGTYFEVKIPPDTFFDREDGTTDKLRLTLKKKDNEVVSETSWIQFNSTIQLLYGLPEQEHEGKHEYFMLATDKGGMSTIDAFEVRVNRWSTNDKPPVVFAARFHGDPKTLTDDIHKKILLTRKLAYALGDRNSSTVTLKSITKGSIVVEWTNNSLQQNPCPKDQIAVLSSKISDPQGRPKLAFTKAMEPEFKAINISVHGTNKCQSYTFVPPREVAIPVPPTATPSPGTGRRSSDDVYLHTVIPAVVVAALLLIAGVIAMVCYRKKRKGKMTIEEQATFIKKGVPIIFADELDDSKSPPSSSIPLILQEEKPPLPPPEYPNMAGPHSTLLSQDLLEEYSMYQDEDPNAPPYQPPPPFTVPIEGKGSRPKNMTAYRSPPPYVPP from the exons ATGCActatagacagacagacgaagGCTGTGGGGACGCAGGGAGAAGCAGGCCACCTCCAGGCAGAACTATCTCTCTGGTGTTGGTGATCCTGGTAGCCCTGGCCCCGTCTAGCGTGCGtggcagcctggaggacaccCTGGGGGAGATCATAACCATGGATCTGGAGGCCTCCATGCACTCCTCTGTGCTGTCAGAGCTGCATGCCACAGCCTCTGTTACAAAGGGCCCTCCCACTACTGCTCCAGAATCCTTTGCACCCACCGAAGGAGCTTCCACGGGCATCCCAGACTCCTCTGCTGTGGTCGGCCAGGTGTTTCAGATGAGGCTTCCACCCAGGCCAGGCAATGGCAGCTGTAACATCCAG CTAACCGAGATGGGCAAGGAGAGTCTCCCCTCCTGGCTGCATTGGGAAAGAGAGTTGTGCTTCCTCCGAGGCCTGGCCATGGAGCAGGACAAAGGTGTGCTCCACATCTCTGTATCTGGAGAAGACAGAAACAGGGTTGCCAgcagcccagttgcccacagcAAGGAGGTTTTCTCAATCGAGGTGTACCCAGAGGAGCGAGCCGACACTGAACCAGCCCTGTTGGCCCTCCAATCCGAGGCCTATGGCCACCAGCCCTTCACTTGTGGCAGTGAGGAGCCTGTCACCGTCCTCACCATTATCCTGGATGCTGATCTCACCAAGATGGATGCCCAGCAGAGAGTCGATCTCTTGGCCAGCATGAGAAAATTCTCTGGCATTCCTCTTGAGCACATGAGAGTGGTCCCTGTGGTAAACAATCGTCTGTTTGACATGACCGCTTTCATGGCTGGACCTGGTAATGCCAAGAAAGTGGTGGAAAATGGGGCCCTGTTGTCATGGAAACTGGGTTGCGCATTGGACCAGAGCAATATCCCTGACATTAGCAGTGTCCAATCACCAGCCAAGGATGGGACCATGTCCGCCAAGCTGGGCTACCCTGTAGTCGGTTGGCATATTGTTAACAAAAAGCCCCATATGGTGAAACGAGTCAGGAGGCAATTGTACAATACCCCCACCCCTGTGCCCTCATTGCTTCCCCCAACCACACATCCTGAACCCCCTGTTCGCATTGTGCCCACCCCAACTTCACCTTCCATTGCCCCGGCCACTGACCACTCCGCACCCCCTGTCCGTGGACCTTTGCCTCTGCCAGTGAAGCCCACTATAAGGGTGAGGGATCAGATAGCCCACACTCCTGTACTGGGTCCTCCCCAGCCCACCAGAGTTATAGGGACCACCAGTACCATCCCCATCCAGCCCACCATGACCCGTCCTGTGTTTGTGGAGGCCACGGCTCTGCCTACCCCCCAAACCACCAGAAGGCCTAAGACTTCACCTACAAAGAAAACCAAAAAGCCCAAAACCTCCACTCCAGCCCCAAGAGAACCTAAAACTACAACTACCAAGCCACCCAGACGCACTACCCTTCAGTCTCTGCCTCCAgactacaacaacaaaaagcctGAGATCCGCAATGCCATTGATGAGGTGAATGTCTGGGTGGGGACGTACTTTGAGGTCAAGATTCCCCCAGACACTTTCTTTGACCGAGAGGACGGCACCACAGACAAGCTGCGTTTGACTTTGAAGAAGAAGGACAATGAGGTGGTGAGCGAAACCTCCTGGATCCAGTTCAATAGCACCATCCAGCTGCTGTACGGCCTGCCTGAGCAGGAGCACGAGGGCAAACATGAGTACTTCATGCTGGCCACTGACAAGGGAGGCATGAGCACAATAGACGCCTTTGAAGTACGTGTGAACCGCTGGTCCACCAACGACAAACCCCCCGTTGTATTCGCTGCCCGGTTCCACGGTGACCCCAAGACACTGACTGATGACATCCACAAGAAGATCCTCCTGACCAGGAAGCTGGCGTATGCGTTGGGGGATCGCAACAGCAGCACGGTCACTCTGAAGAGCATCACCAAGGGCTCTATTGTGGTGGAGTGGACCAACAACAGCCTCCAGCAAAACCCCTGCCCAAAGGATCAGATTGCTGTCCTCAGCAGCAAGATCTCCGACCCCCAGGGCAGGCCCAAGCTGGCCTTCACCAAGGCTATGGAGCCAGAGTTTAAAGCAATCAACATCTCTGTTCATGGCACCAACAAGTGTCAGAGCTACACATTTGTTCCCCCGAGAGAGGTGGCGATCCCTGTCCCTCCCACAGCAACTCCTTCCCCGGGCACAGGTCGTAGGAGCAGCGACGATGTCTACCTGCACACAGTCATCCCGGCCGTGGTGGTGGCAGCGCTGCTGCTTATAGCCGGGGTCATCGCCATGGTCTGCTACCGCAAGAAACGCAAGGGGAAGATGACCATTGAGGAGCAGGCCACTTTCATCAAGAAAGGAGTGCCCATCATCTTTGCTGATGAGTTGGATGACTCCAagtcccctccttcctctagcATACCCCTTATCCTCCAAGAGGAGAAgcctcccctgcccccgccAGAGTACCCCAACATGGCGGGTCCCCACAGCACCTTGCTCAGCCAGGACCTGCTCGAGGAGTACTCCATGTATCAGGACGAGGATCCCAACGCACCACCCTACCAGCCCCCTCCGCCGTTCACCGTCCCCATAGAGGGCAAGGGCTCCCGCCCCAAGAACATGACGGCATACAGGTCGCCCCCTCCCTACGTGCCTCCCTAA